One segment of Fibrobacter sp. UWB10 DNA contains the following:
- a CDS encoding P-II family nitrogen regulator, producing MSGFNHEVIFCIVNTGFSETVMEAAKDAGARGGTILNARGTANKEAESFFHIAIQPEKEIVMILVDAKIKDAVLHALYQKAGLDTMGQGIAFSLPVDNVVGLTPWKAEIKAAEAAAEKAAEKAEVAVEKAEKK from the coding sequence ATGAGCGGATTCAATCACGAAGTCATCTTTTGCATTGTGAATACCGGATTCTCTGAAACCGTGATGGAAGCGGCGAAAGATGCCGGTGCCCGCGGCGGTACGATTCTGAATGCCCGCGGTACGGCGAACAAGGAAGCCGAGTCGTTTTTCCATATCGCGATTCAGCCTGAAAAGGAAATCGTGATGATTTTGGTGGATGCCAAGATCAAGGATGCCGTTTTACACGCCCTTTACCAGAAGGCGGGGCTTGACACCATGGGCCAGGGAATCGCATTTTCGCTCCCGGTCGATAATGTGGTAGGCCTTACCCCGTGGAAGGCCGAAATCAAGGCTGCCGAGGCTGCAGCCGAAAAAGCGGCAGAAAAAGCCGAAGTCGCCGTCGAAAAAGCTGAAAAGAAGTAA
- a CDS encoding HD domain-containing protein translates to MDTSILDKAIVFAVKAHQGAERKGKAFPYIVHPMEAVSIAATMTNDQELLAAAVLHDTVEDTNVTLKDVEREFGKRIAELVEAESDIEFEGKSRQESWRLRKEEAIERLSTATNDVKIVALADKLSNIRAIYRDYQAIGDKVWDLFCVKDKASHEWHFRGLARALASLKGTFAYDEFTETIDKVFKK, encoded by the coding sequence ATGGATACTTCAATTCTCGACAAAGCGATTGTTTTTGCAGTCAAGGCTCACCAGGGGGCGGAACGCAAGGGGAAGGCGTTCCCCTACATTGTTCACCCGATGGAAGCGGTCTCGATTGCTGCCACCATGACCAACGACCAGGAACTTTTGGCCGCTGCAGTGTTGCACGATACGGTAGAAGATACCAACGTGACGCTCAAGGATGTCGAACGCGAATTCGGCAAGCGCATTGCAGAACTTGTGGAGGCAGAATCCGACATTGAATTTGAAGGCAAGAGCCGTCAGGAAAGTTGGCGCCTGCGTAAAGAAGAAGCGATTGAACGCCTCTCGACGGCAACGAACGATGTCAAAATTGTAGCGCTTGCAGATAAATTAAGCAATATCCGTGCTATCTATCGCGACTACCAAGCGATTGGCGACAAGGTGTGGGACTTGTTCTGCGTCAAAGACAAGGCTTCGCACGAATGGCATTTCCGCGGGCTTGCACGTGCTCTTGCTAGCCTCAAGGGAACATTCGCTTACGATGAGTTCACTGAAACCATCGACAAGGTTTTCAAGAAGTAA
- a CDS encoding sigma-70 family RNA polymerase sigma factor, translating to MQPMQLSGHLKGTMDEKVILQHLKSGSREALSLLWQAQSANVLNLAFRMLKDRDEAEDIMMDIFVQIPKKIQGFQGQSALATWLYRLTVNECLMKLRAQKRHRELEEEHIDVIVEDALGKIEGFDTSDFDPELLEMGLNALNAETRSMLWLKDAEDLDVKDLAEIYKKPEGTIKARLSRARAFVRNYLNERKENAKKGA from the coding sequence ATGCAACCAATGCAACTTTCGGGGCATCTAAAGGGTACAATGGACGAAAAAGTGATTCTTCAACACCTTAAGAGCGGCAGCCGCGAAGCGTTAAGCCTACTTTGGCAGGCGCAAAGCGCGAATGTGCTGAATTTGGCATTCCGAATGCTGAAAGACCGCGACGAGGCCGAAGACATTATGATGGACATTTTTGTGCAGATTCCAAAGAAAATTCAGGGTTTTCAGGGGCAATCGGCACTGGCAACGTGGCTTTACAGGCTCACCGTCAACGAATGTCTTATGAAGCTCAGGGCACAAAAGCGCCACCGCGAACTCGAAGAAGAACACATAGACGTCATCGTAGAAGACGCTCTCGGCAAAATCGAGGGCTTTGACACGAGCGATTTCGATCCGGAACTTTTAGAAATGGGCCTGAACGCGCTCAACGCCGAAACGCGAAGCATGCTCTGGCTCAAAGATGCCGAAGACTTAGACGTGAAAGACCTGGCGGAAATTTACAAGAAGCCCGAAGGTACCATCAAGGCACGCCTCAGTCGCGCAAGAGCTTTTGTTCGCAACTACTTGAACGAACGCAAAGAAAACGCAAAAAAAGGAGCTTAA
- a CDS encoding (p)ppGpp synthetase, with translation MDAEKKDYRLPPKETLILEEYHEQHIVFEKLLRVVKRILRESIEENKIYINAIEGRVKAEDSLAGKLERKSGKYNSLSDLTDILGVRVITFYSDEVDKVAALVGRLFEIDWENSIDKRKMHEIDSFGYNSLHYICRLPKEKYFDPDYPQMNEVRFEVQMRTALQHVWAVLDHDTGYKSGFEVPKEYLRNLNRLAGMLELIDEQFCLIRSGINDYRRHVQSLVSSGCFDEVELNGDSFGNYLELRPFDMLNKRIASINQAEIHETSLTRFLSVFASFGFKTLGDIDRLIKRNTEDAYQLAVFQLANTDLDIINSSLGVISLCAVHVLKQGGGVFELTRFLETFNGVSASNKHRAEGIFRVAQNLSFMKK, from the coding sequence ATGGACGCAGAAAAGAAGGACTATCGTCTACCGCCTAAAGAAACCTTGATTCTAGAAGAATATCACGAACAGCATATCGTTTTTGAAAAGCTTTTGCGGGTAGTCAAGCGCATTCTTCGCGAAAGTATCGAAGAAAATAAAATCTACATCAACGCCATCGAAGGTCGCGTTAAGGCCGAAGACAGCCTTGCGGGCAAACTCGAACGCAAGTCGGGCAAGTACAATTCTCTTTCAGACTTGACGGATATTCTAGGCGTTCGCGTCATTACGTTCTACAGCGATGAAGTCGATAAAGTAGCCGCCCTTGTGGGCCGCCTTTTCGAAATCGATTGGGAAAATAGTATCGATAAGCGCAAGATGCACGAGATTGACAGTTTCGGCTATAATTCGCTGCATTACATTTGCCGCTTGCCCAAAGAAAAATATTTTGATCCCGACTATCCGCAAATGAACGAGGTCCGTTTTGAAGTGCAGATGCGTACGGCCTTACAGCATGTGTGGGCGGTGCTGGATCACGATACGGGTTACAAGTCCGGCTTCGAAGTTCCCAAGGAATACCTGCGCAACTTGAACCGCTTGGCGGGAATGCTGGAATTGATTGACGAACAATTCTGCTTGATTCGTTCAGGCATCAACGATTACCGCCGCCATGTGCAATCCCTGGTGAGTTCGGGTTGTTTTGACGAAGTCGAACTCAACGGTGATTCCTTCGGAAACTATCTGGAATTGCGTCCGTTCGATATGTTAAACAAGCGTATCGCCTCCATCAATCAGGCCGAAATCCACGAGACATCGCTGACGCGATTTTTGAGCGTATTCGCTTCGTTTGGATTCAAGACGCTGGGTGATATCGACAGGCTTATCAAGAGAAATACCGAAGATGCCTACCAGCTTGCGGTATTCCAGTTGGCAAATACGGACCTCGATATCATTAACTCTTCGCTCGGCGTTATTTCGCTTTGCGCGGTCCATGTGCTTAAGCAGGGTGGTGGCGTGTTTGAACTGACTAGGTTCCTGGAAACATTCAACGGCGTGTCGGCCAGTAACAAGCACCGCGCCGAAGGCATTTTCCGAGTCGCGCAGAATCTCTCGTTTATGAAGAAATGA
- the pgi gene encoding glucose-6-phosphate isomerase has product MSKLTDSTEWKALEAHAEVAKTWHMKELFAKDPARADKFSAEACGLFLDYSKNIITDETMAKLQDLLKSAGFEDMRKKYFAGEKINTTEKRAVLHTALRYKGNDPICVDGKDVMPEVRAVLKHMEEFTKLVRTGKWKGHTGKSIKYVVNIGIGGSDLGPVMVTEALKPYAEKPAAGEYSPEVYFVSNIDGTHMAETLKKVNIEETLFIVASKTFTTLETMTNAETAKAAVLKAFNGDEKSIAKHFVALSTNTEAVSAFGIDTANMFEFWNWVGGRYSLWSAIGLSIALRIGFDNYMKLHQGAYEMDQHFKTAPVDKNLPVILALIGVWYNNFFGASSYAMLPYDQYLHRLAAYFQQADMESNGKTVDRDSKRVNYQTGPILWGEPGTNGQHAFYQLIHQGTKMIPCDFIAPANSHNKVGDHHQKLLSNFFAQPEALMNGKTLAQAQEELRKDGKSEEEIAFLAPHKVFEGNKPTNSIMMDYVSPETLGALIAMYEHKIFTQGVIWNINSYDQWGVELGKQLAKKILPELAKADAELNHDSSTNGLIRWFKAHQK; this is encoded by the coding sequence ATGTCGAAACTGACTGATTCTACGGAATGGAAGGCACTTGAAGCCCACGCCGAAGTCGCCAAGACCTGGCACATGAAGGAACTCTTCGCAAAGGACCCGGCTCGTGCCGACAAGTTCAGCGCCGAAGCCTGCGGCCTTTTCCTGGACTACTCCAAGAACATCATCACTGACGAAACCATGGCCAAGCTCCAGGACCTCCTGAAGTCTGCCGGTTTCGAAGACATGCGCAAGAAGTACTTTGCTGGCGAAAAGATTAACACCACCGAAAAGCGCGCCGTGCTCCATACCGCTCTGCGCTACAAGGGTAACGATCCGATCTGCGTCGACGGCAAGGACGTGATGCCCGAAGTTCGCGCCGTGCTCAAGCACATGGAAGAATTCACCAAGCTCGTACGTACCGGCAAGTGGAAGGGCCACACCGGCAAGTCCATCAAGTACGTGGTGAACATCGGTATCGGCGGTTCCGACCTCGGTCCGGTGATGGTGACTGAAGCCCTCAAGCCGTATGCTGAAAAGCCGGCTGCTGGCGAATACTCTCCGGAAGTCTACTTCGTTTCTAACATCGACGGCACTCACATGGCCGAAACCCTCAAGAAGGTGAACATCGAAGAAACGCTCTTCATCGTTGCTTCCAAGACCTTCACCACTCTTGAAACCATGACCAACGCCGAAACTGCTAAGGCTGCAGTTCTCAAGGCTTTCAATGGCGACGAAAAGTCCATCGCCAAGCACTTCGTGGCTCTGTCCACCAACACCGAAGCCGTGTCTGCCTTCGGTATCGACACCGCCAACATGTTCGAATTCTGGAACTGGGTGGGTGGCCGTTACTCCCTGTGGTCTGCAATCGGTCTTTCCATTGCTCTCCGCATCGGTTTCGACAACTACATGAAGCTCCACCAGGGCGCCTACGAAATGGATCAGCATTTCAAGACTGCTCCGGTCGACAAGAACCTCCCGGTTATCCTCGCCCTCATCGGCGTGTGGTACAACAACTTCTTTGGCGCTTCTAGCTACGCCATGCTCCCGTACGACCAGTACCTGCACCGCCTCGCAGCCTACTTCCAGCAGGCCGACATGGAATCCAACGGTAAGACCGTTGATCGCGATTCCAAGCGCGTGAACTACCAGACTGGTCCGATCCTTTGGGGCGAACCGGGTACGAACGGCCAGCACGCCTTCTACCAGCTGATCCACCAGGGCACCAAGATGATTCCTTGCGACTTCATCGCCCCGGCAAACAGCCACAACAAGGTCGGCGACCATCACCAGAAACTCCTCTCTAACTTCTTTGCACAGCCCGAAGCCTTGATGAACGGCAAGACCCTCGCCCAGGCTCAGGAAGAACTCCGCAAGGACGGTAAGTCCGAAGAAGAAATCGCATTCCTCGCCCCGCACAAGGTGTTCGAAGGCAACAAGCCGACCAACTCCATCATGATGGATTACGTTTCTCCGGAAACGCTCGGCGCCCTCATCGCCATGTACGAACACAAGATCTTCACGCAGGGCGTGATCTGGAACATCAACAGCTACGACCAGTGGGGTGTTGAACTCGGTAAGCAGCTCGCCAAGAAGATCCTCCCGGAACTTGCCAAGGCCGATGCCGAACTCAACCACGACAGCTCCACCAACGGTCTTATCCGCTGGTTCAAGGCTCACCAGAAGTAA
- a CDS encoding Spy/CpxP family protein refolding chaperone produces MNGNKLFAASIAILALALGFFLGNLHIGGCCCSGMGMSCCKKGAPCEHSAMNAPCDCTKGLPCSCEKNGQPCHCPNCAKHGHKGPHEGPHGDFDKGPGPKFKGPNFEAIDSLLQVTPEQKAAIEANRVKGDSIFKELRKNKHEAEKALGAALESKDAANIDAAKAKVLDADKALLEHRINGMAALGKILTAEQFEKFTAFHKEQMKNFRGHRKGPHHGPHGNPPPPPPAN; encoded by the coding sequence ATGAACGGAAACAAGCTCTTCGCGGCAAGCATTGCGATTCTTGCCCTCGCCCTGGGATTTTTCCTAGGAAACCTCCATATTGGAGGCTGTTGCTGTAGCGGCATGGGTATGTCTTGTTGTAAAAAAGGCGCCCCTTGCGAACACAGCGCCATGAACGCCCCCTGCGACTGCACCAAGGGTCTGCCCTGCTCTTGCGAAAAGAACGGACAGCCCTGCCATTGCCCGAACTGCGCCAAGCACGGCCATAAAGGTCCGCATGAAGGCCCGCACGGTGACTTTGACAAGGGTCCCGGCCCGAAATTCAAAGGCCCGAACTTTGAAGCAATTGATTCTCTGCTGCAGGTAACGCCGGAACAGAAGGCCGCCATCGAAGCTAACCGTGTGAAGGGTGATTCCATTTTCAAGGAACTCCGCAAGAACAAGCACGAAGCCGAAAAGGCTCTGGGCGCCGCCCTTGAAAGCAAAGATGCCGCAAACATCGATGCCGCCAAGGCAAAGGTGCTTGACGCCGACAAGGCTTTGCTCGAACACCGCATTAATGGAATGGCTGCCCTCGGCAAAATCTTGACAGCCGAACAGTTCGAAAAGTTCACTGCCTTCCATAAGGAACAGATGAAGAACTTCCGTGGGCATAGGAAAGGACCGCACCACGGCCCGCACGGCAACCCGCCTCCTCCGCCTCCGGCTAACTAA
- a CDS encoding DUF1538 domain-containing protein, with the protein MFKILLDKLKEAFGSVLPVTLIVLAVSCTPLVTLSFKQLAVFSICAIFLIVGIGLFNLGADLAMTPMGEHVGSGLTKSRRLQLLVSVCFVMGVLITVAEPDLSVLAEQVRAAVEPTLLITTIGVGVGCFLALSIIKIVFKRDLSTIIIFFYLMLFMFGMLMLSFGKDMFVPLAFDSGGVTTGPITVPFIMALGVGVAGAIGGKSANENSFGLIALCSVGPIIALMGLVIFSKGDLTYQLSESAYSIDASLGMNFLPVILGVAKEVLVALGLIVVFFMLLQITVLRLSWAKIIPMAFGIVYTFVGLVVFLTAVAVGFMPIGFELGKQLGAMPRALVVAGFVLGLVVVLAEPAVHVLNKQVEEVTGGLVTKRSMLIALSVGVGISIGLSMIRIIVGFPIIYYLIPGYFISLGLSFFVPKLYTAIAFDSGGVASGPLTSSFILPLAIGACAGLRDGGDSILNYAFGIVAMVAMTPLITIQVLGFRATVSTALRNRMMMRRIQDADDEQIIDFM; encoded by the coding sequence ATGTTTAAGATTTTGCTGGACAAGTTGAAAGAGGCGTTTGGCTCGGTCTTGCCGGTTACGCTGATTGTACTTGCGGTGTCATGCACACCGCTGGTGACGCTGTCCTTTAAGCAACTTGCTGTTTTTTCGATTTGTGCGATTTTCTTGATTGTGGGCATTGGGCTTTTTAACCTGGGTGCCGACCTTGCCATGACCCCGATGGGCGAACATGTGGGGTCGGGTCTTACCAAATCCAGGCGCCTGCAGCTGCTTGTTTCGGTGTGCTTTGTGATGGGTGTGCTCATTACGGTTGCAGAACCCGATTTGTCAGTGCTTGCCGAACAGGTGCGTGCGGCGGTGGAACCGACACTCTTGATTACGACAATTGGCGTTGGCGTGGGTTGCTTTTTGGCGCTTTCGATTATCAAGATTGTATTTAAACGCGATCTTTCGACGATTATTATCTTCTTTTACTTGATGCTTTTCATGTTTGGCATGCTCATGCTTTCCTTCGGGAAGGACATGTTCGTGCCGTTGGCTTTTGATTCGGGTGGCGTGACCACGGGCCCGATTACGGTTCCCTTCATTATGGCACTCGGTGTGGGTGTGGCTGGGGCTATTGGCGGTAAAAGCGCGAATGAAAACAGCTTCGGCCTGATTGCGCTTTGCTCGGTGGGCCCGATTATTGCGCTCATGGGGCTCGTGATTTTTTCGAAGGGCGATTTGACGTACCAGCTTTCGGAGTCGGCGTATTCGATTGACGCAAGTCTCGGTATGAACTTTTTGCCGGTCATTTTAGGCGTTGCAAAAGAAGTGCTTGTGGCGCTTGGCTTGATTGTGGTGTTCTTTATGCTGCTCCAGATTACAGTGCTTCGCCTTTCTTGGGCCAAAATTATCCCGATGGCGTTCGGCATTGTGTACACGTTTGTGGGCCTGGTAGTTTTCTTGACGGCGGTAGCGGTCGGATTCATGCCGATTGGTTTTGAATTGGGCAAGCAACTGGGTGCCATGCCACGTGCGCTTGTGGTGGCTGGTTTTGTGCTTGGCCTGGTGGTGGTGCTTGCAGAACCTGCGGTGCATGTGTTGAACAAGCAGGTCGAAGAGGTAACGGGTGGCTTGGTGACCAAGCGCTCGATGCTGATTGCACTTTCAGTGGGTGTGGGAATTTCGATTGGCCTTTCGATGATTCGCATTATTGTCGGGTTCCCGATTATTTATTACCTGATTCCGGGTTACTTTATTTCGCTTGGACTTTCGTTCTTTGTGCCTAAGCTTTATACCGCGATTGCGTTTGACTCGGGTGGCGTGGCGAGCGGTCCGTTGACTTCTAGCTTTATTCTGCCCTTGGCGATTGGTGCATGCGCGGGCCTGCGTGACGGAGGCGATTCCATTTTGAATTATGCTTTCGGTATTGTCGCGATGGTCGCGATGACGCCCTTGATTACTATACAGGTGCTCGGTTTCAGGGCTACCGTTTCGACGGCGCTCCGTAACCGCATGATGATGCGTCGCATTCAGGATGCCGACGACGAACAGATTATCGACTTTATGTAG